The nucleotide sequence GGCCGATGCCCCCATCTTTCCGGTCTCGTCCCACACCGGCCAGGGCTTGCCGGAGCTGCGCCAGGCCCTGTCCGATCTGGTGGCCGCCTTTGCCCCCAAGCGCCGCTCGGATCTGGCCCGGCTGCCCATCGACCGCGTGTTCACCCTGCGCGGCCATGGCACCGTGGTCACGGGCACGCTCATTGCCGGATCGTTTAAAATCGGCGACGACGTGCGTCTTTTTCCGACAGACAAACGCTCCAAGGTCCGGGGGCTGCAGTCCCACGGCGAATCCGTGGAGGTTTCGCCGGCCGGCCGGCGCACGGCCGTCAATCTGGCCGGCCTGGAAGTCGAGGACATCGAACGCGGCGAAGTGCTGGCCCTGCCGGGGACGCTTTTTCCGGACACCATATGGGAAGCCGAAGTCCACTGCCTGGCCTCGTCGCCGCGCGGGCTCAAGCACCGCACCGAAGTGCATCTGCACCACGGCACCCGGGAAATCCTGGCCCGCATCCATCTCCTCGACCGCGACAAGCTCGAACCCGGCCAGACGGCCGTGTGCCAGCTGCGCCTGCCCGAGCCCCTGGCCGGCGTCCACGGCGACCGGGTGGTCATCCGCTCGGGCGCGCCGCTTCGCACCGTGGCCGGCGGCCGGGTCGTCACGCCCATGGCCTATCGCATCAAGCGCAACACCGAGGCCACCACCGCCCTTTTGGCCGAACTGGCCGCAGCCTCCGGGGCGGGGCTGGTCGCCCTGCAACTGCGCCGGGCCGGACCGGACGGCCTGGGGTTCGCCCGGCTCATGACCTTGTCCGACCTGGAATCCAAGGCCCTGGAAAAGGCCCTGGGGGCGCTTTGCGACAAGGGCGGCGCGGCCCTGGTCGACCGCGAAGGCAAGGAAGGCCGCCACTACGTTCACGGCGACACCGTGGCCGAACTGGCGGCCACGCTCACCGACTTCGTCGCCGCCTTCCACAAACGCGAACCCCTCAAGCTCGGCGTGTCGCGCAGCGAGCTGGCCTCCACCTGGGGCAAGAAGCTCACCCCCAAACTGTTCCACTTCATGGTCGAACGCCTGCTGCGCGCCGGCAAACTGGCCAACGAAGGCGACGTCATCCGCCTGCCCGGCCACAAGGTCTCCCTGGCCTCGGACCAGGCCAAGCTGCGCGGCATCCTGCTTGACGCCTACGTCAAGGGCGGCCTGACCCCGCCCAACGTCAAGGATATCCTCGAACCCCTGGACCTCACTTTCAAAGAAGCCCAGCCGGTCTACAAGGTGCTCCAGGACGAAGGACGCATCGTCAAGGCCCAGGAAGGCATGTACTTCTGCGCCGAGGCGATAAAGGCGCTCATCGAAAAGGTGCAGGCCTACTACGCCGCCGGAGCCGTGGACATGGGGCCGGCGGAATTTCGCGAACTGACCGGCCTGTCACGCAAGTTCCTCATCGCGCTGCTCGAATACCTGGACAAGGAAAAGGTGACTGTCCGCGTCGGCGACAAGCGGCAGTTGCGTAAGCGGTGAGAAGTAAAGAGGAAGATGCCTCCGGCGGCCAAAGGGGCTGAGCCCCTTTGGAAACCCCGCATGGGGAAAATACGAGCGCCTGTTGGCGCGCGGCTTCGCGCGCGCCAACAGGCGCTATGGTTTTCCAGGTCGGGGGTCCGGGGGGCTGAGCCCCCCGGCCGCCGGAGGCATCTTCCTGCCTTATCTAAAAAATAAAGTTCAGCTTTTTCTTGAGCGCGTCCAGATTCCGCGAAGCCCGGGCGCGGGCTTTGGCGTTGCCGGCTTCGAGGATGTCCCAGACGAGCTTGGGGTCTTTGTCAAAGGCCTTGCGCCGGTCGCGGACGGGTTCGAGGAAGGCGTTCATGGATTCGACGAGGAGCTTTTTGCAGTCGCCGCAGCCCCAGGTGGCGTGGGTGCAGCCGTCGACGATTTCGGGGAGCCTGGCCGGGTCGGTGAGCAGCTCATGGTAGGGGAAGAGGTTGCATTCCTTGGGATCGCCGGGATCGGTCAGGCGAGCGCGCTTTTCGCAGGTGAGCATGCTCATGACTTTCTTCTTCATAGCCCCGGGCTCTTCGGACAGGCCAATGGCGTTGCCGTAGCTTTTGCTCATCTTGCGGCCGTCGAGGCCGGGCAGCTTGGAGTCCGGGGTGAGCATGGCTTGGGGTTCGGGGAAGAAGTTGCCGTAGAGGTGGTTGGCCCGGCGGGCAATTTCCCGGGTGAGTTCCAGGTGGGGCAGCTGGTCGAGGCCCACGGGCACGAACCCGGGCTTGTAGAGCAGGATGTCCGAGGCCATGAGCACGGGGTAGCCCAAAAAGCCGTAGGTGTTGAGTTCCTTGGCGGCCAGCTCCTGGAGCTGGTCCTTGTAGGTGGGGCAGCGTTCCAGCCAGGAGACCGGGGTGACCATGGACAGCAGCAGATGCAGCTCGGCGTGTTCCTTGACCTGGGACTGCTGGAACAGCACGGATTTTTCGGGATCAAGGCCGGCGGCCACCCAGTCCTTGACGAGTTCGGGAACAAAGCCCTTGATGCGCTTGGGATCGGCGTATTCGGTGGTGAGCGCGTGCCAGTCGGCGACAAAGAAGAAGCACTCGTGGCTGTCCTGGATGTTGACCCAGTTCTTGAGCACGCCGAAGTAGTGGCCGAGGTGGAGCGCGCCGGTGGGGCGCATGCCGGAGACGATGCGTTTGTTTTCCTTGGGGGCGTTGTCGCTCATGGGCTTGTGTTCCGTTTTCGTCGTGGAGGGTATCGGGTGAAGGCGGCCGGGGCCGCGGCCTTACAGCAGGATTTGGGTGAAGTAGCGCACCGGCGGTAAGATGATGCGGCCAAGGATGCCGGTGACGGCCAAAAGCAGCAGCGCGAAAAATCCCCAGCGACCGAGGTCCATGTAGCGCAGGGCAAGCCGCGGCGGCAGGAAGGCGGCCAGGACGTTGCTGCCGTCCAGCGGCGGCACGGGGATCAGGTTGAACACGGCCAGGGCCAGGTTGACCTGCACCCCGGCGGCGCAGATGTAGGCCAGAGGTTCGAGGATGCTGTAGGCGGCGGAGCCTTGGAGCGTGCCCATGGCGGCGTATTCGACCATGCGGATGGCCATGGCGAAGAAGATGGCCAACAGCACGTTCATGGCCGGTCCGGCCAGGGCCACGAGCATCATGCCCTTGGCCGGGTCGCGGAAATAGCGCGGGTCCACGGGCACGGGCTTGGCCCAGCCGATCATGCGGGTGAGCAGGAAGGCCAACGCGCCGAAGAGGTCGAGATGTTTGATGGGGTTGAACGTCAGACGGCCGGCCAGTCGGGCGGTTGGGTCGCCAAGCCAGTTGGCCACGTAGCCATGGGCCACTTCGTGGAAGGTGACGCCCATGAGGACCGGGACGAGGAGCAGCGCGATTTCTTGAATGGCGCGCGAAATATCGGGAAACATGGGCATGGCGGCTAGCACGAACGCCGCCCCGGGGCAAGGGCAATCGCCCGGACGGCGGCAGGCGCTCCACGGCCGCCGCAGGGCATGTCCGGTCAAGTCGGCCTCGGCCGATACGTTTGGCGTTTTCGAGAAAGACGAGAAGGCATGATTACAGAAAAACAGATATTGGCACGAGCAACGAAGGGAGGGGCGTGCCCTTGGACGAGGGCAACAGGCAGAGGGCTCGTGCCCCCGCCAACGGCGACCGGCGGGGGCACGAGACGATCAGGACGCGCCGGCCAGGGCCTTGGCCATGGCCTGGGCGACCTTGGATTTGAGCTCGCCGAGATCCACGGACTTGACCACGTAGTAGTCGGCGGCGATGGATTTGAGGTCGTGCTGGAAGCTGTCGTAGGCGGTGCTTAAAATCACCGGGATGGCCTGGTCCTTGCCCCGGATTTCCTGGAGGAGATCAAGGCCCGAACGATTGCCGCCGAGCTTGATGTCGAGGACCACCACATCGGGAGCATGCTTTTCCAGCAGGGCCAGGATGTCGTCCTCGCCGTCCGAAACCGCGACCACATAGCCTTCGCCTTCCAACTCTTCCTGATAAAGCATCCGAATATGCTTTTCGTCGTCAACGACAAGTATTTTCCCGCTCATGACAAACTCCTTGCAACGCTTGGCAAAACCGACAGGATGCCTGTCCGATGCTTCCATCTTATGCGCAAAACCCTTTGCATGGTCAACCGTTTTCCTACCGTGACCGGCTTGATTCCGGGAAAGGGCCAGGATACTAAGCTGGGCCATGATCACCGTGACTTTTGACGGCAAAAACCAGCCGACCACCTACCCGAAAATCAAGACCGTCCTCCAATTGCTCAACAATCTTCACCTGCGCGTCAACGACGCGCTCATCATCCGCGACGGCGAACTGCTCACCCCGGACCGCCATCTGTGGCCCGGAGACCATGTCACCGTGCGGATGGTGGTTTCCCGGGGCTGACGGCCGGCTTTGACGCCCTGCCCCCTTTTCGGCGCGGCGGGACATACGGCCGCCGATCCTTTTTTGCCATGACAAGGACCAATCCATGAAGTGCAAGCGCTGCGGCGAACTGGCGGCGGTCAAGCTGCCGAGCCACCATGCCGGTTTCTGCCCGAGCTGTTTCGAGGGATTTTTCAAAAAGCAGGTGGAGACGGCCGTGCGTCGTCACGGCATGATCGGCCGTGACGAGAAGGTGCTGGTGGCTGTCTCGGGCGGCAAGGACTCGCTGGCGCTCATGCGCGTGCTCACCGACCTCGGCCATGTGGTGGAGGGCCTGCACGTCCACCTGGGCATCCCGGACTCGTCGGACCCGGTGGCCGAGCGCACCAGGGCCTTTTGCGCCGCAAGCGGCCTGACCCTGCACGTGCTCCATACCGCCGAACACGGCCTGGCCGTGCCGGACGTGAAAGACGCCGTGCGCCGGCCGGTGTGCGCCGTGTGCGGCAAGATCAAGCGGCACTACTTCAACCGCT is from Solidesulfovibrio magneticus RS-1 and encodes:
- the selB gene encoding selenocysteine-specific translation elongation factor → MPVIMGTAGHIDHGKTTLVKALTGIDCDRLAEEKKRGITIELGFAFMDLPGGARLGVVDVPGHERFVKNMVAGAAGIDFVTLVIAADEGVMPQTREHLDICTLLGVSTGLVALTKCDMVDPDWLAMVTDDVRAELAGTFLADAPIFPVSSHTGQGLPELRQALSDLVAAFAPKRRSDLARLPIDRVFTLRGHGTVVTGTLIAGSFKIGDDVRLFPTDKRSKVRGLQSHGESVEVSPAGRRTAVNLAGLEVEDIERGEVLALPGTLFPDTIWEAEVHCLASSPRGLKHRTEVHLHHGTREILARIHLLDRDKLEPGQTAVCQLRLPEPLAGVHGDRVVIRSGAPLRTVAGGRVVTPMAYRIKRNTEATTALLAELAAASGAGLVALQLRRAGPDGLGFARLMTLSDLESKALEKALGALCDKGGAALVDREGKEGRHYVHGDTVAELAATLTDFVAAFHKREPLKLGVSRSELASTWGKKLTPKLFHFMVERLLRAGKLANEGDVIRLPGHKVSLASDQAKLRGILLDAYVKGGLTPPNVKDILEPLDLTFKEAQPVYKVLQDEGRIVKAQEGMYFCAEAIKALIEKVQAYYAAGAVDMGPAEFRELTGLSRKFLIALLEYLDKEKVTVRVGDKRQLRKR
- the trpS gene encoding tryptophan--tRNA ligase: MSDNAPKENKRIVSGMRPTGALHLGHYFGVLKNWVNIQDSHECFFFVADWHALTTEYADPKRIKGFVPELVKDWVAAGLDPEKSVLFQQSQVKEHAELHLLLSMVTPVSWLERCPTYKDQLQELAAKELNTYGFLGYPVLMASDILLYKPGFVPVGLDQLPHLELTREIARRANHLYGNFFPEPQAMLTPDSKLPGLDGRKMSKSYGNAIGLSEEPGAMKKKVMSMLTCEKRARLTDPGDPKECNLFPYHELLTDPARLPEIVDGCTHATWGCGDCKKLLVESMNAFLEPVRDRRKAFDKDPKLVWDILEAGNAKARARASRNLDALKKKLNFIF
- a CDS encoding site-2 protease family protein; the protein is MPMFPDISRAIQEIALLLVPVLMGVTFHEVAHGYVANWLGDPTARLAGRLTFNPIKHLDLFGALAFLLTRMIGWAKPVPVDPRYFRDPAKGMMLVALAGPAMNVLLAIFFAMAIRMVEYAAMGTLQGSAAYSILEPLAYICAAGVQVNLALAVFNLIPVPPLDGSNVLAAFLPPRLALRYMDLGRWGFFALLLLAVTGILGRIILPPVRYFTQILL
- a CDS encoding response regulator, producing MSGKILVVDDEKHIRMLYQEELEGEGYVVAVSDGEDDILALLEKHAPDVVVLDIKLGGNRSGLDLLQEIRGKDQAIPVILSTAYDSFQHDLKSIAADYYVVKSVDLGELKSKVAQAMAKALAGAS